A genome region from Gemmatimonadaceae bacterium includes the following:
- a CDS encoding SIS domain-containing protein translates to MTHLTELAELAAKSATDLAPAIEKAVEMVRGTLKGGGTLFFCGNGGSAADAQHMATEYVVRYKKERRPYPAIALTTDTSLLTAAGNDYGFETIFSRQVEALCKKGDLLILHTTSGNSPNLLRAAEAAQAQGVATLALSAKGGGPLAVLVDHCIVVPTDRTDRAQEIQLCIQHYICEQAEKDD, encoded by the coding sequence ATGACCCACCTGACTGAACTTGCCGAACTCGCCGCGAAGAGCGCGACGGACCTTGCCCCCGCCATCGAGAAAGCGGTCGAAATGGTGCGCGGCACGCTGAAGGGCGGCGGCACGCTCTTCTTCTGCGGCAACGGCGGCAGCGCCGCCGACGCGCAGCACATGGCCACGGAATACGTGGTGCGCTACAAGAAGGAGCGCCGCCCCTATCCCGCCATCGCCCTCACGACCGACACGTCGCTGTTGACGGCGGCGGGCAATGACTACGGCTTCGAGACCATCTTCTCGCGCCAGGTGGAAGCGCTGTGCAAGAAGGGCGACCTGCTGATTCTGCACACCACCAGCGGCAACTCCCCCAACCTCCTCCGCGCCGCCGAAGCCGCGCAGGCTCAGGGCGTCGCGACGCTGGCGCTGTCGGCAAAGGGCGGGGGACCGCTCGCCGTGCTCGTGGATCACTGCATCGTCGTGCCGACGGACAGGACGGATAGGGCGCAGGAGATTCAGCTGTGCATACAGCACTACATATGCGAGCAGGCGGAAAAAGACGATTGA
- a CDS encoding efflux RND transporter permease subunit, whose product MKLAAFSVRRWQFTILMFLMLVAIGVASWKRIPRGEDPVFPIPTFMVIVVYPGASPSDMEQLVVDKIEDKLGALEGVWKLFARAEDGLATIRIEFEPSVDADRKEDEVLREMNALRAELPAGLARLQILRASATNVSILQAALVSETAPYAQLDSIAKQFEKRLERLESIKKSERWAAPTREVQVALNLDKLARAGIPPMQVMQAIGSDNVSIPGGSVDAGTRRFNLVPQGRYRTLEEVQQTVVGGSRAGVVRLQDVADVRWGYGDPTHIGRWSGERAVFVTAAMKESANITVAKAEMWPVLDELERTLPRGVKLVRGFDQAANVDRRLSRLGADFAIALSLVLLTLLPLGPRASAIVMTSIPLSLSIAIALLDVTGYSINQLSIVGFVIALGLLVDDSIVVVENISRFLRAGHSRRDAAVQATRQIAVAVMGATATLIFAFLPLIFLPGLPGRYMRSLPLAVVYAVLASLFVSFTIVPWLASRIMPVTSEKRGNRWLQLLEGGIQKTYAPVLHRALANPYRTLLFSVILILSSFALVPVVGFSLFPKAGTPQFLVNIETAEGTTIAATDSVARIAERIILKHPNTRGVFTNVGKDNPFVYYNTVPRAEAGNIAQLFVLQHEYLPRSTPQMIDSLRATLAQVPGARIEVREFENGPPIDAPIAIRIEGPDLDTLRALSARVERVMAATPGTQYVRDPLAVSRTDLALRVDRQKAGLLGVATVELDRTVRLGVAGLEAGKFRASDGEEYPITVRVPRDGRPTSEILDRIHVASTTGAMIPLNQLAQLGFKGSPNVITHFNQVRSATVTSYVLTGYNTDRVTKEVLATLESLKLPPGYRLIPAGEIESRQESFGGIGNAIIVAIFGIMAILVLEFRTFKSTLVVASVIPLGIVGGIVALWLSGNTLSFAAMIGFVALIGIEIKTSILLVDFTDELRRQGYNLDDAIQRAGEVRFVPIVLTSMTAIGGMLPLALQGSSLYSPLAWVIIGGLVSSTLIARLVTPVMYRLLAPRLEFTEEHPIPDALTERGGGRG is encoded by the coding sequence GTGAAGCTCGCCGCCTTTTCCGTCAGGCGCTGGCAGTTCACGATCCTGATGTTCCTGATGCTCGTCGCCATCGGCGTGGCGAGCTGGAAGCGGATCCCGCGCGGCGAAGACCCGGTCTTTCCGATCCCGACGTTCATGGTGATCGTGGTCTACCCGGGCGCGAGCCCGAGCGACATGGAACAGCTGGTCGTCGACAAGATCGAGGACAAGCTGGGCGCGCTCGAGGGCGTCTGGAAGCTCTTCGCGCGCGCCGAGGACGGGCTCGCGACCATTCGCATCGAATTCGAGCCGAGCGTGGACGCCGATCGCAAGGAGGACGAGGTGCTGCGCGAGATGAACGCGCTGCGCGCCGAACTCCCCGCCGGGCTCGCGCGCCTGCAGATCCTCCGCGCCTCGGCGACCAACGTCAGCATCCTCCAGGCGGCGCTGGTGAGCGAGACGGCGCCGTACGCGCAGCTCGACTCCATCGCCAAGCAGTTCGAGAAGCGTCTCGAGCGACTGGAGAGCATCAAGAAGTCGGAGCGCTGGGCGGCGCCGACACGCGAAGTGCAGGTGGCGCTGAACCTCGACAAGCTGGCGCGCGCCGGCATCCCGCCGATGCAGGTGATGCAGGCCATCGGGAGCGACAACGTGTCGATTCCCGGCGGGAGCGTGGACGCGGGGACGCGCCGGTTCAACCTGGTGCCGCAGGGGCGATATCGCACGCTCGAGGAAGTGCAGCAGACGGTGGTGGGCGGATCGCGCGCCGGCGTGGTGCGGTTGCAGGACGTGGCCGACGTGCGCTGGGGGTACGGCGACCCGACGCACATCGGGCGGTGGAGCGGCGAGCGCGCCGTCTTCGTAACCGCCGCGATGAAGGAGAGCGCGAACATCACGGTCGCCAAGGCGGAGATGTGGCCGGTGCTCGACGAACTCGAGCGCACCCTCCCGCGCGGCGTGAAGCTGGTGCGCGGTTTCGACCAGGCGGCCAACGTCGACCGCCGCCTCTCGCGACTCGGCGCCGACTTCGCCATCGCCCTTTCCCTCGTGCTGCTGACCCTGCTTCCGCTGGGGCCGCGCGCGTCGGCAATCGTGATGACGTCCATTCCGCTTTCGCTCTCCATCGCGATCGCCCTGCTCGACGTGACGGGATACAGCATCAACCAGCTCTCCATCGTCGGATTCGTCATCGCGCTCGGCCTCCTGGTGGACGATTCCATCGTCGTGGTGGAGAACATCTCGCGCTTCCTGCGCGCCGGGCATTCCCGGCGCGACGCGGCGGTGCAGGCCACGCGGCAGATTGCGGTGGCGGTGATGGGCGCGACGGCCACGCTCATCTTCGCCTTCCTCCCGCTGATCTTCCTCCCGGGACTTCCCGGGCGGTACATGCGCTCGCTCCCGCTGGCCGTGGTGTACGCGGTGCTCGCGTCGCTCTTCGTGAGCTTCACGATCGTGCCGTGGCTGGCGAGCCGCATCATGCCCGTCACCAGCGAGAAGCGCGGCAACCGCTGGCTGCAACTGCTGGAGGGCGGGATCCAGAAGACGTACGCGCCGGTGCTGCACCGCGCGCTGGCCAATCCGTATCGCACGCTGCTGTTCAGTGTGATCCTGATCCTGAGTTCGTTCGCGCTGGTGCCGGTGGTGGGCTTCTCGCTCTTCCCCAAGGCGGGGACGCCGCAGTTCCTGGTGAACATCGAGACGGCCGAGGGGACGACGATTGCCGCCACCGACTCGGTGGCCCGCATCGCCGAACGCATCATCCTCAAGCATCCCAACACGCGCGGGGTCTTCACGAACGTCGGGAAGGACAATCCGTTCGTCTATTACAACACGGTGCCGCGGGCCGAAGCGGGGAACATCGCCCAGCTCTTCGTGCTGCAGCACGAATACCTTCCGCGCTCCACGCCGCAGATGATCGACAGCCTGCGCGCCACGCTGGCGCAGGTGCCGGGGGCGCGCATCGAGGTGCGCGAGTTCGAGAACGGCCCGCCCATCGACGCCCCCATCGCCATCCGCATCGAGGGGCCCGACCTCGACACGCTGCGCGCGCTCTCGGCGCGCGTGGAGCGCGTGATGGCGGCGACGCCGGGGACGCAGTACGTGCGCGACCCGCTCGCCGTCTCGCGCACCGACCTCGCCCTGCGCGTGGACCGGCAGAAGGCCGGGCTGCTCGGCGTCGCCACGGTGGAACTGGACCGCACGGTGCGCCTGGGCGTGGCCGGACTCGAGGCGGGCAAGTTCCGCGCGAGCGACGGCGAAGAGTATCCCATCACGGTGCGCGTGCCGCGCGACGGCCGGCCGACGAGCGAGATCCTCGACCGCATCCACGTGGCCTCCACCACGGGGGCGATGATCCCGCTGAACCAGCTGGCGCAGCTCGGCTTCAAGGGATCGCCCAATGTCATCACGCACTTCAACCAGGTGCGTTCGGCGACGGTCACCAGCTATGTGCTCACCGGCTACAACACCGATCGGGTGACCAAGGAAGTGCTGGCAACGCTGGAGTCGCTCAAGCTGCCACCGGGCTATCGCCTGATTCCGGCCGGGGAGATCGAGAGCCGGCAGGAGAGCTTCGGCGGCATCGGCAACGCCATCATCGTCGCCATCTTCGGCATCATGGCCATCCTCGTGCTCGAGTTCCGCACCTTCAAGAGCACGCTCGTCGTGGCCAGCGTCATCCCGCTCGGCATCGTCGGCGGCATCGTCGCGCTCTGGCTGAGCGGCAACACGCTGAGCTTCGCGGCGATGATCGGCTTCGTGGCGCTCATCGGCATCGAGATCAAGACGAGCATCCTGCTCGTCGACTTCACCGATGAGCTGCGACGGCAAGGCTACAATCTCGACGATGCCATCCAGCGCGCCGGCGAAGTGCGCTTCGTGCCCATTGTGCTGACCTCAATGACCGCCATCGGCGGCATGCTCCCGCTCGCCCTGCAGGGCTCGTCGCTCTACTCGCCGCTGGCGTGGGTGATCATCGGCGGGCTGGTGTCATCGACACTCATTGCGCGACTGGTGACGCCGGTGATGTACCGACTGCTCGCGCCTCGGCTTGAGTTTACTGAAGAGCATCCGATTCCGGACGCTTTGACGGAACGGGGAGGGGGTAGGGGCTAA
- a CDS encoding efflux RND transporter periplasmic adaptor subunit yields MAPVLPAGQGTTISASGTLGAKDEVTLSFKIGGIVGRVLVDDGAKVRRGQLLASLDQREIDAMLAKATAGAEKARRDAQRVERLYRDSVATLAQLQDVQTGRDVAEADLRAARVNKEYATIVAPADGVVLLRIANAGQMVGAGAPVLHFASRGRGSVLRAGIPDREAVRLRVGDAAEVAFEAVPGKVFKGKVAQIGAASDPRTGLYTVEISLEGVSGLPSGLVGRAVISPRGRGTGTVGERKGERKAIGDERLSDEVYAIPAEALVEGNQEHGIVFTVDAAGRRAKCVAVTLVGLDGDQVLVRGLDGVTRVVRSGAAWLSDSARVEIKP; encoded by the coding sequence ATGGCCCCGGTGCTTCCCGCGGGCCAGGGCACTACCATCAGCGCCTCGGGCACGCTCGGCGCCAAGGATGAAGTGACGCTCTCGTTCAAGATCGGCGGCATTGTCGGCCGGGTGCTCGTGGACGACGGCGCGAAGGTGCGGCGCGGGCAGCTCCTCGCGTCGCTCGACCAGCGCGAGATCGACGCGATGCTCGCCAAGGCAACGGCCGGCGCGGAGAAGGCGCGGCGCGATGCGCAGCGCGTGGAACGGCTCTATCGCGACTCGGTGGCCACGCTTGCGCAGCTGCAGGACGTGCAGACGGGGCGCGACGTGGCCGAGGCCGACCTGCGCGCGGCACGCGTGAACAAGGAGTATGCGACGATCGTCGCGCCGGCCGACGGCGTGGTGCTGCTGCGCATCGCCAATGCGGGACAGATGGTGGGCGCGGGAGCGCCGGTGCTGCACTTTGCCTCGCGCGGCCGCGGCAGCGTGCTGCGCGCCGGCATTCCCGACCGCGAGGCGGTGCGCCTGCGCGTGGGCGACGCCGCCGAAGTCGCGTTCGAAGCGGTGCCGGGCAAGGTCTTCAAGGGGAAGGTCGCGCAGATTGGCGCGGCCTCTGACCCGCGCACCGGGCTGTACACGGTGGAGATCTCGCTCGAGGGGGTGTCGGGGTTGCCATCGGGGCTCGTTGGGCGCGCCGTGATCTCGCCTCGGGGAAGAGGCACGGGCACGGTGGGGGAACGGAAAGGGGAACGGAAGGCGATTGGGGATGAGCGATTGTCGGATGAGGTGTATGCCATTCCCGCCGAGGCGCTGGTCGAGGGGAATCAGGAGCACGGTATCGTCTTCACGGTCGACGCCGCGGGACGGCGCGCGAAGTGCGTCGCGGTGACGCTCGTCGGGCTGGACGGTGATCAGGTGCTGGTGCGCGGCCTCGACGGCGTCACACGCGTGGTGCGCAGCGGCGCGGCCTGGCTGAGCGACAGCGCGCGCGTGGAGATCAAGCCGTGA